The following coding sequences are from one Apodemus sylvaticus chromosome X, mApoSyl1.1, whole genome shotgun sequence window:
- the Fam199x gene encoding protein FAM199X — protein sequence MSDEASATTSYEKFLTPEEPFPLLGAPRGVGTCPSEEPGCLDISDFGCQLSSCHRTDPLHRFHTNRWNLTSCGTSVASSECSEELFSSVSVGDQDDCYSLLDDQDFTSFDLFPEGSVCSDVSSSISTYWDWSDSEFEWQLPGSDIASGSDVLSDVIPSIPSSPCLVSKKKNKHRNLDELAWSAMTNDEQVEYIEYLSRKVSTEMGLREQLDIIKIIDPSAQISPTDSEFIIELNCLTDEKLKQVRNYIKEHSLRQRPTREAWKRSNFSCASTSGVSGASASASASSSSASMVSSASSSGSSVGNSASNSSANMSRAHSDSNLSASAAERIRDSKKRSKQRKLQQKAFRKRQLKEQRQARKERLSGLFLNEEVLSLKVTEEDHEADVDVLM from the exons ATGTCCGACGAGGCGTCGGCCACCACTTCCTATGAGAAGTTTTTAACCCCAGAGGAGCCCTTCCCTCTCCTAGGAGCTCCTCGCGGGGTGGGCACCTGCCCCAGCGAGGAACCTGGCTGCCTGGACATCAGCGACTTCGGCTGCCAGCTCTCCTCCTGCCATCGCACGGATCCGCTCCACCGGTTTCACACCAACAG GTGGAACCTCACTTCGTGTGGTACAAGTGTCGCAAGCTCAGAATGTAGTGAGGAGCTGTTCTCATCAGTTTCTGTTGGAGATCAAGATGACTGCTATTCCCTGTTAGATGATCAAGACTTCACTTCTTTTGACTTGTTCCCTGAGGGAAGTGTCTGCAGTGATGTCTCCTCGTCTATCAGCACATACTGGGATTGGTCAGATAGTGAATTTGAGTGGCAG ttaccAGGCAGTGACATTGCCAGTGGAAGCGATGTGCTTTCTGACGTCATACCCAGCATTCCAAGTTCACCTTGCCTggtttctaaaaagaaaaacaagcaccGGAATCTAGATGAGCTGGCTTGGAGTGCAATGACAAATGATGAGCAG GTGGAATATATTGAGTATCTGAGCCGTAAAGTCAGTACTGAGATGGGCCTCCGGGAGCAACTTGACATTATTAAAATCATTGATCCTTCTGCTCAGATCTCCCCTACAGACAGTGAGTTCATTATTGAACTTAACTGTCTCACAGATGAAAAACTGAAACAG GTCAGAAACTATATCAAGGAGCATAGCCTCCGTCAGCGGCCTACAAGGGAGGCCTGGAAGAGAAGCAACTTTAGCTGTGCAAGCACCAGTGGAGTGAGCGGTGCCAGCGCCAGTGCCAGCGCCAGCAGCAGCAGTGCCAGCATGGTCAGTTCTGCAAGCAGCAGTGGGTCCAGTGTTGGAAATTCTGCTTCAAACTCCAGTGCCAACATGAGTCGAGCACACAGTGACAGCAACCTATCTGCAAGTGCAGCAGAGCGGATTCGGGATTCAAAA AAGCGATCCAAGCAGCGAAAGCTACAGCAGAAGGCCTTCCGCAAGAGGCAGCtgaaggagcagaggcaggcacggAAGGAGAGGCTCAGTGGGCTCTTCCTCAATGAAGAGGTGCTTTCCTTgaaagtgactgaggaagaccaTGAAGCAGATGTTGATGTTTTAATGTAA